The following proteins are encoded in a genomic region of Hymenobacter siberiensis:
- the ftsY gene encoding signal recognition particle-docking protein FtsY — protein sequence MGLFDFFKKDKETPAQQASLDAGLEKTKTNFFEQLSKAVVGKSTVDESVLDDLETLLVHADVGIDTTVKVIDRIEARVARDKYVSTGELDRILREEIVALLEDNDSGSTAVLDRAGSTGQPFVIMVVGVNGVGKTTTIGKLAHRFHSAGKKVVLGAADTFRAAAVDQLIIWGQRVGVPVVSHGMNTDPASVAFDAVKTGVEMGADVIIIDTAGRLHNKVNLMNELSKIKRVMQKMIPDAPHEVLLVLDGSTGQNAFLQAKEFTKATEVTALAITKLDGTARGGVVIGISDQLSIPVRYIGVGEKMTDLQLFDRHTFVNSLFKK from the coding sequence ATGGGCCTCTTCGATTTTTTTAAAAAGGACAAGGAAACTCCTGCCCAGCAAGCCTCGCTTGATGCTGGCCTGGAAAAAACAAAGACCAACTTCTTCGAGCAGCTGAGCAAGGCCGTGGTGGGCAAAAGCACCGTGGACGAGTCTGTGCTCGACGACCTGGAAACTCTGCTGGTGCACGCCGATGTGGGCATCGACACCACGGTGAAGGTCATCGACCGCATCGAGGCCCGGGTGGCGCGCGACAAGTACGTGAGCACCGGCGAGCTCGACCGCATACTGCGCGAGGAAATCGTGGCCCTGCTGGAGGATAATGACTCCGGCTCAACCGCCGTGCTGGACCGCGCCGGTAGTACCGGCCAGCCCTTCGTGATTATGGTGGTAGGTGTGAATGGTGTGGGCAAAACCACTACCATTGGCAAGCTGGCCCACCGCTTCCACTCGGCCGGCAAAAAGGTGGTGCTGGGCGCGGCCGATACCTTCCGCGCCGCCGCCGTCGACCAGCTCATCATCTGGGGCCAGCGCGTGGGCGTGCCCGTGGTGAGCCACGGCATGAACACCGACCCCGCCTCCGTGGCCTTCGATGCCGTGAAAACCGGCGTGGAAATGGGGGCCGATGTCATCATCATCGACACGGCCGGCCGCCTGCACAACAAGGTGAACCTGATGAACGAGCTGAGCAAAATCAAGCGTGTGATGCAGAAGATGATTCCCGACGCGCCCCACGAGGTGCTGCTGGTGCTCGACGGCAGCACCGGCCAGAATGCCTTCCTGCAAGCCAAGGAGTTCACGAAAGCCACCGAAGTTACGGCCCTGGCCATTACCAAGCTCGACGGCACGGCCCGTGGCGGCGTGGTAATCGGCATTTCGGACCAGCTCAGCATTCCGGTGCGCTACATCGGGGTGGGGGAGAAGATGACGGATTTGCAGCTCTTTGACCGGCATACGTTCGTGAACTCGCTGTTTAAGAAATAA
- a CDS encoding DUF4295 domain-containing protein, which translates to MAKKVVATLKTVENAKNWAKVIRAVKSEKTGAYTFREEMVLLDKVQDYLATGNK; encoded by the coding sequence ATGGCTAAGAAAGTAGTAGCAACGCTGAAAACCGTTGAAAACGCCAAGAACTGGGCGAAAGTAATTCGTGCCGTTAAATCGGAGAAAACCGGAGCCTACACCTTCCGCGAGGAAATGGTGTTGCTCGACAAAGTGCAGGACTACCTGGCTACCGGCAACAAATAG
- the rpmG gene encoding 50S ribosomal protein L33 gives MAKKGNRVQVIMECTEHKTSGLPGTSRYITTKNRKNTPERIELKKFNPIMRKMTVHKEIK, from the coding sequence ATGGCCAAGAAAGGAAACCGGGTGCAGGTTATCATGGAGTGCACCGAGCATAAAACCTCGGGCCTGCCGGGCACCTCGCGCTACATCACCACCAAGAACCGCAAGAATACCCCCGAGCGCATCGAGCTGAAGAAATTCAACCCGATTATGCGGAAAATGACTGTTCACAAGGAAATTAAATAA
- a CDS encoding aminopeptidase P N-terminal domain-containing protein: protein MVFVGLLGLLGFAASAQAPTSIPEPLTNNPAPARPTNFLTPAFHKQRRELLRAQMPANSVAVVFAAPVRNRANDVDYIYHQNPDFHYLTGYEEPDAVLLLFKEPRTVGGQPGVTEALFTQPRNPAREQWTGRRLGAAGAKSQLALQYAADNKDFAAAGIKWAGFDKILVPNLPADTRDDFANPADLHSLVATFRQQAGVPADYNPAVTEFNSIIRRNGMRNARRVAEYLSSQVKETPALGTTPLIGAYLAATTDAARQAAIAANPPGRLDDATLGEKLGDLRAIKTPEELALLRRAIRISAQGQREVLKLLRPDMGEMAVQGLHEYVYRRYGAEFQGYPSIVGGGANGCILHYETNDRQRLDNDLVLMDCGAEYHGYSADVTRTAPPSGTFSPAQRQIYELVLAAQEAGFDACRPGAPFDAPNKATQEVVAAGLQKLGIIKKKEEFRNYYPHGASHYLGLDVHDSGSYGPLQAGNVITVEPGIYIPAGSPCDPKWWNIGVRIEDDALITATGYENLSAEAPRTVADIEKLMAEPSALEGFKLPELK from the coding sequence GTGGTTTTTGTCGGTTTACTGGGGCTGCTGGGCTTCGCGGCTTCGGCCCAGGCGCCCACTTCCATCCCCGAGCCGCTGACGAACAACCCGGCCCCCGCCCGGCCCACCAATTTCCTAACGCCCGCCTTCCATAAGCAGCGGCGCGAGCTGCTCCGGGCCCAAATGCCCGCCAATAGCGTGGCCGTGGTGTTCGCCGCACCTGTCCGCAATCGGGCCAACGACGTGGACTACATCTACCACCAAAACCCCGATTTTCACTACCTCACCGGCTATGAAGAGCCCGATGCCGTGCTGCTGCTTTTCAAGGAGCCGCGCACCGTGGGTGGCCAGCCCGGCGTGACCGAAGCCCTGTTCACCCAGCCCCGCAACCCCGCCCGCGAGCAGTGGACCGGCCGCCGCCTGGGCGCTGCCGGGGCCAAATCGCAGCTGGCCCTGCAATATGCCGCCGACAATAAAGACTTCGCCGCCGCCGGTATCAAGTGGGCTGGTTTTGATAAAATACTGGTTCCCAACCTGCCCGCCGACACCCGCGATGACTTCGCCAACCCCGCCGATTTGCACAGCCTGGTGGCCACCTTCCGCCAGCAGGCTGGTGTGCCGGCCGACTACAACCCGGCCGTCACCGAATTCAACAGCATCATCCGCCGCAACGGCATGCGAAATGCCAGGCGCGTTGCCGAATACCTGAGCAGCCAGGTGAAGGAAACGCCGGCCCTCGGCACCACGCCGCTCATCGGCGCCTACCTGGCCGCCACCACCGATGCCGCCCGTCAGGCGGCCATCGCCGCCAATCCGCCCGGCCGCCTGGACGATGCCACGCTGGGCGAAAAGCTCGGCGACCTGCGCGCCATCAAAACGCCCGAGGAGCTGGCCCTGCTGCGCCGCGCCATCCGCATCAGCGCCCAGGGCCAGCGCGAGGTGCTGAAGCTGCTGCGCCCCGATATGGGCGAAATGGCAGTGCAGGGCCTGCACGAGTACGTGTACCGCCGCTACGGGGCCGAGTTTCAGGGCTACCCCAGCATTGTGGGCGGCGGGGCCAACGGCTGCATCCTGCACTACGAAACCAACGACCGCCAGCGCCTCGACAACGACCTCGTGCTCATGGACTGCGGGGCCGAATACCACGGCTACTCCGCCGACGTCACGCGCACCGCGCCGCCCTCCGGCACCTTCAGCCCCGCCCAGCGCCAGATTTACGAGCTGGTGCTGGCCGCCCAGGAGGCAGGTTTCGACGCCTGCCGGCCCGGCGCACCCTTCGATGCCCCCAACAAAGCCACCCAGGAAGTAGTAGCCGCCGGCCTGCAAAAGCTCGGCATTATCAAAAAGAAAGAGGAATTTCGTAACTATTACCCCCACGGGGCCAGCCACTACCTCGGCCTCGACGTGCACGACAGCGGCAGCTACGGCCCGCTGCAAGCCGGCAACGTCATCACCGTCGAGCCCGGTATCTACATCCCCGCCGGCTCGCCCTGCGACCCCAAGTGGTGGAATATCGGCGTCCGCATCGAAGACGATGCCCTGATTACCGCCACCGGCTACGAGAATTTATCGGCCGAAGCCCCGCGCACCGTGGCCGACATTGAGAAGCTAATGGCCGAACCCAGTGCCCTGGAAGGCTTCAAACTGCCGGAATTGAAGTAG
- the rpmB gene encoding 50S ribosomal protein L28 has product MARVCDLTGKRTRVGNNVSRANNKTKRKFYPNLQKKRFYIPEQDAWVTLKVATSTIRTINKNGIMAVLKKAKEQGFIVY; this is encoded by the coding sequence ATGGCCCGTGTTTGTGATTTGACCGGCAAGCGTACCCGCGTTGGTAACAACGTTTCGCGCGCTAACAACAAGACTAAGCGCAAGTTCTATCCGAACCTGCAGAAAAAGCGCTTCTACATCCCCGAGCAAGATGCTTGGGTAACCCTGAAAGTAGCTACCTCCACCATCCGCACCATCAACAAGAACGGCATTATGGCCGTCCTGAAGAAGGCAAAGGAGCAGGGCTTCATCGTTTACTAG
- a CDS encoding DUF5522 domain-containing protein: MPAPVPQPLQPGDFYYTPEGYLVFTEQYHRRRGSCCQSSCRHCPWNFKPKPGAQGASDQK; this comes from the coding sequence ATGCCCGCTCCCGTACCCCAGCCGCTCCAGCCCGGCGATTTTTACTACACGCCCGAAGGCTACCTCGTCTTCACCGAGCAGTACCACCGTCGTCGGGGGAGCTGTTGCCAGAGTAGTTGCCGCCACTGCCCCTGGAATTTTAAGCCCAAACCAGGCGCTCAGGGCGCATCCGACCAGAAATAA
- the rocD gene encoding ornithine--oxo-acid transaminase, with the protein MSTTASPTATSSRAEQLMQLEDQYGAHNYHPLPVVLNRGEGVYLWDVDGKQYFDFLSAYSAVNQGHCHPRIIDALTKQAQQLTLTSRAFFNDQLGAAEKQLCELFGYEKALMMNSGAEAVETALKLARKWGYQEKGIAPNMAQIIVAEHNFHGRTTGIISFSTDGDSTGGFGPFAPGYRVVPYNDMEALEEALQDPHVCGFLIEPIQGEAGVMVPSVGYLAQAAALCKAHNVLLITDEIQTGLGRTGKLLACDHEAVRGDILILGKALSGGVLPVSAVLADDHIMLTIQPGQHGSTFGGNPLACAVMRAALDVLIDEKLAENAARLGEIFRQRMRQIQAQRPETVDLVRGKGLLNAVIIMPAEDGRTAWDVCVTLMERGVLAKPTHGDIIRFAPPLVITEEQLHAACDVIEEVILAF; encoded by the coding sequence ATGTCAACCACCGCCTCCCCCACCGCCACGTCCAGCCGCGCCGAGCAGCTCATGCAGCTCGAAGACCAGTACGGCGCGCACAACTACCACCCCCTGCCTGTGGTGCTGAACCGGGGCGAAGGCGTGTACCTGTGGGACGTGGACGGCAAGCAGTATTTCGACTTCCTTTCGGCCTATTCGGCAGTCAACCAGGGCCACTGCCACCCGCGCATTATTGATGCGCTGACCAAGCAGGCGCAGCAGCTCACGCTCACGTCGCGGGCTTTTTTTAATGACCAGCTGGGCGCGGCCGAAAAGCAGCTGTGCGAACTGTTTGGCTACGAAAAAGCCCTGATGATGAACTCCGGGGCCGAGGCCGTGGAAACCGCCCTGAAGCTGGCCCGCAAGTGGGGCTACCAAGAAAAAGGCATTGCCCCGAACATGGCCCAAATCATCGTGGCCGAGCACAACTTCCACGGGCGTACCACGGGCATTATTTCCTTCAGCACCGACGGCGACAGCACGGGCGGCTTCGGGCCGTTTGCGCCCGGCTACCGGGTGGTGCCCTACAACGATATGGAGGCGCTGGAAGAGGCCTTGCAGGACCCGCACGTGTGCGGCTTTCTCATTGAGCCCATTCAGGGCGAGGCGGGCGTGATGGTGCCCTCGGTGGGCTACCTGGCCCAGGCGGCGGCGCTGTGCAAGGCGCACAACGTGCTGCTGATTACCGACGAAATCCAGACCGGCCTGGGCCGCACCGGCAAGCTGCTGGCCTGCGACCACGAGGCCGTGCGCGGCGATATTCTCATCCTGGGCAAGGCCCTGAGCGGCGGCGTACTGCCGGTGTCGGCGGTGCTGGCCGACGACCACATCATGCTCACCATTCAGCCGGGCCAGCACGGCTCTACGTTTGGCGGCAACCCCCTGGCCTGCGCTGTGATGCGCGCCGCGCTGGATGTGCTCATCGACGAGAAGCTGGCCGAGAATGCCGCCCGACTGGGCGAGATATTCCGCCAGCGCATGCGCCAAATCCAGGCCCAGCGCCCCGAAACGGTGGACCTAGTGCGCGGTAAGGGCCTGCTGAACGCGGTAATTATTATGCCCGCCGAGGACGGCCGCACCGCCTGGGACGTGTGCGTGACCCTGATGGAGCGCGGCGTGCTGGCCAAGCCCACGCACGGCGACATCATCCGTTTCGCCCCGCCGCTGGTGATTACCGAGGAGCAGCTGCACGCCGCCTGCGATGTGATTGAGGAAGTGATTCTGGCGTTTTAA
- a CDS encoding NAD(P)/FAD-dependent oxidoreductase — MPNTNLSYWEQRSFFGPADVAIIGAGLVGLTAAIYLKQQRPTWRVVVLERGALPSGASTKNAGFACFGSISELLEQEKRGDLQAVVAARWAGLGRLRALLGDAALDYQPVGGYELFRHEEAPLAAECRDKIDYFNTLLAPVVGHARTFRDASAEAGQFGFGGVGTLLKNEHEGSLDAGRMMRALLARAWAADMPVLTSCAVESVESTAAGHILFLANGVAVTAGQVLLATNAFATELLPELAVTPGRGQVLVTEPLPDVRLPGTFHYDHGYTYFRQLADHRILLGGGRNLDFPAEETTASGLTPTVQHYLENLLHEVIVAGQRPRIDYRWSGVMGFGPALAPIIDWVRPGVLAAVRCNGMGVALGAGIGWEAAQKLTDG; from the coding sequence ATGCCCAACACCAACCTTTCCTACTGGGAACAACGGTCCTTCTTCGGCCCGGCCGATGTCGCCATCATCGGCGCGGGACTGGTGGGCCTCACGGCGGCCATCTACCTGAAGCAGCAGCGGCCCACCTGGCGCGTGGTGGTGCTGGAGCGCGGCGCGCTGCCCAGCGGCGCATCGACTAAAAACGCCGGCTTCGCGTGCTTTGGGTCGATTTCGGAATTGCTGGAGCAGGAAAAGCGGGGCGACTTGCAGGCCGTGGTGGCCGCCCGCTGGGCCGGACTAGGCCGGCTGCGTGCGCTGCTGGGCGATGCCGCGCTGGACTATCAGCCGGTGGGCGGCTATGAGCTATTTCGGCACGAGGAAGCACCGCTGGCAGCTGAGTGCCGGGATAAAATTGACTATTTCAACACCCTGCTGGCGCCGGTGGTGGGCCACGCCCGCACCTTTCGCGACGCCAGTGCCGAAGCCGGGCAATTCGGTTTCGGAGGCGTGGGCACACTGCTGAAAAACGAGCACGAAGGCAGCCTCGACGCCGGCCGCATGATGCGCGCCCTGCTGGCCCGCGCCTGGGCCGCCGATATGCCCGTGCTCACCAGCTGCGCCGTGGAAAGCGTGGAAAGCACCGCCGCCGGCCACATCTTATTCCTGGCCAATGGCGTGGCCGTGACAGCCGGCCAGGTGCTGCTGGCCACCAACGCCTTCGCTACAGAGCTGCTGCCGGAGCTGGCCGTGACGCCCGGCCGCGGCCAAGTGCTGGTGACCGAGCCGCTGCCAGACGTGCGCCTGCCGGGCACTTTTCATTACGACCACGGCTACACCTATTTCCGCCAGCTGGCCGACCACCGCATCTTGTTGGGAGGCGGGCGCAACCTGGATTTTCCGGCCGAAGAAACCACCGCGTCCGGCCTCACGCCCACGGTGCAGCACTACCTCGAAAACCTGCTGCATGAGGTGATTGTGGCCGGCCAGCGGCCCCGCATCGACTACCGCTGGAGCGGGGTGATGGGGTTCGGGCCGGCGCTGGCGCCCATCATCGACTGGGTGCGGCCGGGCGTGCTGGCCGCCGTGCGCTGCAACGGCATGGGTGTGGCCCTGGGAGCGGGCATTGGCTGGGAGGCGGCGCAAAAGCTGACCGACGGGTAG
- the hemB gene encoding porphobilinogen synthase → MLPTHRPRRNRKSEVIRDMVQETRLTTHDFIFPLFIIEGESQKLEVKSMPGIYRFSADRIIEEVGQCVELGIKTFAPFPSINDALKDRLAKESANPEGLYLKVVADIKRQFPEVVLMTDVAMDPYSSDGHDGVVDAESGEILNDATLEVLGQMALAQARAGADIIGPSDMMDGRVAWIRRVLDENAFSHVSIMSYTAKYASAFYGPFRDALDSAPKKGDKKSYQMNPANKREALRELALDEAEGADMVMIKPALSYLDVIHAVKERTHLPVTAYNVSGEYAMVKAAAQNGWLDGEKTMMEVLTSIKRAGADAILTYFAKEAAAVLRRG, encoded by the coding sequence ATGCTCCCAACCCACCGCCCCCGCCGCAACCGCAAGTCCGAAGTTATTCGGGACATGGTGCAGGAAACCCGCCTCACCACCCACGATTTCATCTTTCCGCTCTTCATTATTGAAGGCGAGAGTCAAAAGCTGGAAGTGAAGTCCATGCCCGGCATCTACCGGTTTTCGGCCGACCGCATTATCGAAGAAGTGGGCCAGTGCGTGGAGCTGGGCATCAAAACCTTCGCCCCTTTTCCCAGCATCAATGATGCGCTGAAGGACCGGCTGGCCAAGGAATCGGCCAACCCCGAAGGCCTGTACCTGAAAGTAGTGGCCGACATCAAGCGCCAGTTCCCGGAAGTGGTGCTGATGACCGATGTGGCCATGGACCCCTACAGCAGCGACGGCCACGACGGCGTGGTAGATGCCGAATCGGGCGAAATCCTCAACGATGCCACCCTGGAAGTACTGGGCCAGATGGCCCTGGCCCAGGCCCGCGCCGGGGCCGATATCATCGGGCCCAGCGATATGATGGACGGCCGCGTGGCCTGGATTCGGCGGGTACTGGACGAGAATGCATTCAGCCACGTGAGCATCATGAGCTACACGGCCAAGTACGCCTCGGCTTTCTACGGTCCGTTCCGCGACGCCCTGGATTCGGCCCCCAAAAAAGGCGACAAAAAAAGCTACCAGATGAACCCCGCCAACAAGCGCGAGGCCCTGCGCGAGCTGGCCCTCGACGAAGCCGAAGGGGCCGACATGGTGATGATAAAGCCCGCCCTGAGCTACCTCGACGTGATTCATGCCGTGAAGGAGCGCACCCACCTGCCCGTGACGGCCTACAACGTATCGGGGGAGTACGCCATGGTGAAAGCCGCCGCCCAAAACGGCTGGCTCGACGGCGAAAAGACGATGATGGAAGTCCTGACCAGCATCAAGCGCGCCGGGGCCGATGCCATCCTGACCTACTTTGCCAAGGAAGCGGCCGCCGTGCTGCGGCGCGGGTAG
- a CDS encoding transglutaminase domain-containing protein translates to MTSFFYRCVLLALLAWAGLAQPVRAQGSKPKPRPAVPVPYQAVDARMRAVPDSSARTVGGLARFITASFPTEGDRARAAFVWVARNIRYDVEDMYVPDLQGEHPISAQQTLDQRRGTCEHYAELYSALANQVGVLTYVVTGYTSLRAPVGHAWCASRIASQWWLMDPTWAAGYLEKEKFAFRLNNYFFRVAPATFIATHMPFDPLWQLLPAPRTPQQFQQGTRPAPPGLPFAFADSVAAYALQSPEQRLRATARRVEQNGVKNDLTYSFLLHIRQQKSNQFVDAYNSAIDAFNVSTKEFNAFIVFFNHQFLPRRTDQELQQVLVPLAAQLAEVRRLLATAQPVAPVQQASLTEFLVSVQLLETKLHDGQAFVARYQRTNKLLRLMLFANPAATGSLSH, encoded by the coding sequence ATGACATCGTTTTTCTACCGTTGTGTGCTGCTGGCGCTGCTGGCGTGGGCTGGCCTGGCCCAGCCCGTGCGGGCGCAGGGGAGCAAGCCGAAGCCCCGCCCGGCTGTCCCGGTGCCCTATCAGGCCGTGGATGCCCGGATGCGGGCCGTGCCCGATTCGTCGGCGCGGACGGTGGGCGGGCTGGCACGCTTCATCACGGCCTCGTTTCCGACGGAAGGCGACCGGGCCCGGGCGGCCTTCGTGTGGGTGGCCCGCAACATCCGCTACGATGTGGAGGACATGTATGTGCCGGACCTGCAGGGCGAACACCCCATTTCTGCGCAGCAAACGCTGGACCAACGACGCGGGACGTGCGAGCACTACGCCGAATTGTATAGTGCGCTGGCCAACCAAGTGGGCGTACTGACTTACGTGGTAACCGGCTACACCAGCCTGCGCGCCCCGGTGGGTCATGCCTGGTGTGCCAGCCGCATAGCCAGCCAGTGGTGGCTGATGGACCCTACCTGGGCAGCAGGCTACCTGGAAAAGGAGAAGTTCGCGTTTCGCTTGAACAACTACTTTTTCCGGGTAGCACCGGCCACGTTCATCGCTACCCATATGCCCTTCGACCCGCTATGGCAGTTGCTACCAGCGCCGCGCACGCCCCAACAGTTTCAGCAAGGCACGCGCCCCGCCCCGCCCGGCCTCCCCTTCGCCTTTGCCGACTCAGTAGCCGCCTACGCCTTGCAAAGCCCGGAGCAACGACTACGAGCCACGGCGCGCCGGGTGGAGCAGAACGGCGTGAAAAACGACTTGACGTATAGCTTTCTGCTTCACATTCGCCAGCAGAAGTCCAACCAATTTGTCGATGCGTACAACAGTGCCATCGATGCCTTCAACGTGAGCACCAAGGAGTTTAATGCGTTTATCGTTTTTTTCAATCATCAATTTCTGCCCCGCCGGACCGACCAAGAGCTGCAGCAGGTGCTGGTGCCTTTGGCCGCGCAGCTGGCCGAGGTGCGTCGCTTACTAGCTACGGCCCAGCCGGTTGCCCCAGTCCAACAGGCTTCGCTGACGGAATTTCTTGTTTCGGTGCAGCTACTCGAAACCAAGCTCCATGATGGCCAGGCCTTCGTGGCGCGTTACCAACGCACCAACAAACTTTTGCGGCTCATGCTCTTTGCTAATCCGGCCGCTACGGGGTCGCTGTCGCACTGA
- a CDS encoding GNAT family N-acetyltransferase — protein MPTIRRATAADLPAILALIRRAVPLMHASGNFQWSADYPNEAVFIADIAHNHLWVAELAGTVAGVAALTQDQDAEYAQADWDVTEPALVTHRLAVDPAAQGRGVALALMAQAERQAVAQGLKFLRVDTNSENAATQRLFPKLGYRFAGEITLAFRPGLRFFCYEKRLG, from the coding sequence ATGCCCACCATCCGCCGCGCCACCGCTGCCGACCTGCCGGCCATTCTGGCCCTCATCCGGCGGGCCGTGCCGCTGATGCACGCCAGCGGCAACTTCCAATGGTCGGCTGACTACCCCAACGAAGCCGTATTCATCGCCGACATCGCACACAACCACCTGTGGGTGGCCGAGCTGGCTGGCACAGTGGCCGGCGTGGCCGCCCTCACCCAGGACCAAGATGCCGAATACGCCCAGGCCGACTGGGACGTGACCGAGCCTGCCCTGGTGACGCACCGCCTGGCCGTGGACCCCGCGGCCCAGGGCCGGGGCGTGGCGCTGGCCCTGATGGCGCAGGCCGAAAGGCAGGCCGTGGCGCAAGGTTTGAAGTTTTTGCGCGTGGACACCAACTCGGAGAATGCCGCCACGCAACGGCTGTTTCCGAAGCTGGGCTACCGATTTGCGGGCGAGATTACGCTGGCATTTCGGCCGGGGCTGCGATTTTTTTGCTACGAAAAGCGGCTGGGGTAA
- a CDS encoding DUF92 domain-containing protein, translating into MLYSERAGKLTAAAAGTGGALELLIYLGSGFAGLALLALFFGLGTAASSWRVADKRRLGLAEENRGRRTAGQVVANAGVAGLLGLLAWQYPPAAPLAQLMLAGSLAAATADTLSSELGNVYGRRYYNILTLRPDTRGLNGVVSLEGTALGLAGTAVIATAYCLGFGWGAAFGWLLVAGTAGNLVDSVLGATLERRGLLSNNAVNFINTLTGALVAGGLMKWLG; encoded by the coding sequence ATGCTTTACAGCGAGCGAGCGGGCAAACTGACTGCGGCCGCGGCCGGAACTGGCGGAGCATTGGAACTGCTGATTTACCTGGGCAGCGGGTTTGCGGGGCTGGCGCTGCTGGCGTTATTCTTCGGCCTCGGCACGGCGGCTTCCAGCTGGCGCGTGGCCGACAAGCGCCGCCTCGGGCTGGCTGAGGAAAACCGGGGCCGCCGCACCGCCGGGCAGGTAGTGGCCAATGCTGGCGTGGCGGGCCTGCTGGGGCTACTGGCCTGGCAATATCCGCCCGCCGCTCCGCTGGCCCAGCTCATGCTGGCGGGCAGCCTCGCCGCCGCCACCGCCGACACGTTGTCCTCAGAATTAGGCAACGTGTATGGCCGCCGCTACTACAACATCCTCACCCTGCGGCCCGACACGCGCGGCCTCAACGGCGTGGTGAGCCTGGAGGGCACGGCGCTGGGGCTGGCGGGCACGGCCGTTATCGCCACGGCCTACTGCCTGGGCTTCGGCTGGGGGGCGGCGTTTGGGTGGCTGCTGGTGGCGGGCACGGCCGGCAATCTGGTCGATTCGGTGCTGGGCGCTACACTGGAGCGGCGCGGATTATTGAGTAATAACGCTGTCAATTTTATCAATACCCTGACCGGCGCGCTAGTGGCGGGTGGGCTGATGAAGTGGTTGGGTTAG